A single genomic interval of Rhinatrema bivittatum chromosome 12, aRhiBiv1.1, whole genome shotgun sequence harbors:
- the TAGLN gene encoding transgelin, whose translation MANVGPAYGMSREVQSKIQKKYDAELEGRLVEWIIAQCGADVGRPEAGREGFQAWLKNGIVLSKLVNSLYAEGSKPVKIQQPAPTTVFKQMEQVAQFLKASENYGVVKTDIFQTVDLFEGKDMAAVQRTLMALGNLAVTKNDGHYQGDPSWFMKKAQEHKRDFSDQQLKEGKNIIGLQMGSNRGASQAGSTGYGRPRQIIS comes from the exons ATGGCGAATGTTGGCCCCGCATACGGCATGAGCCGGGAGGTGCAGTCCAAGATCCAGAAGAAATATGACGCAGAGCTGGAGGGCCGCCTGGTGGAGTGGATCATCGCTCAGTGTGGGGCAGACGTTGGACGGCCTGAAGCAGGAAGGGAAGGCTTCCAGGCCTGGCTAAAGAACGGGATT GTACTGAGCAAGTTGGTCAACAGCCTGTACGCAGAAGGCTCCAAACCTGTGAAGATCCAGCAACCTGCACCTACTACAGTCTTCAAGCAAATGGAGCAGGTTGCCCAGTTCTTAAAAGCTTCAGAGAACTATGGAGTTGTCAAAACTGACATTTTCCAGACTGTTGATCTCTTTGAAG GAAAagatatggctgctgtgcagagAACCTTGATGGCACTGGGCAACTTAGCAGTTACAAAGAACGATGGTCATTACCAAGGAGACCCCTCCTGGTTCATGAA GAAAGCCCAAGAGCACAAGCGAGACTTCTCCGACCAGCAGCTGAAAGAAGGCAAAAACATTATCGGCTTGCAGATGGGAAGCAACAGGGGTGCCTCTCAGGCAGGCTCCACGGGCTACGGCCGGCCCAGGCAGATCATCAGCTAA